In Mycobacterium sp. Aquia_216, a genomic segment contains:
- a CDS encoding CaiB/BaiF CoA transferase family protein, whose product MAGPLNGLRVVELASIGPGPHAAMILGDLGADVVRIDRPQAKPANGRPARVDYTLRNRRSVTADLKADEGRALVLRLIAKADVLIEGLRPGVTERLGLGPRECENINPELIYARMTGWGQTGPRAHQAGHDINYISLNGVLNAIGRAGEKPLPPMNLVGDFGGGSMLLLVGILAALWERRNSGRGQTVDAAMIDGSSLLAEIIWSMRANQLWSDERGTNLLDTGAPFYDTYVCADGRHVAVGAIEPQFYALMIDGLGLMTENLPAQHDRTRWPELRARIGAAFAAHDRDHWAAVFADCDACVTPILSFEEAPEETHVAQRGTLVNIDDGWHAAPAPRFSRTPSAPIVPPGEAGADTESVLREWT is encoded by the coding sequence GTGGCCGGACCACTTAATGGGCTTCGCGTCGTTGAACTGGCGAGCATCGGCCCCGGCCCGCACGCCGCCATGATTTTGGGCGACCTCGGAGCCGATGTGGTGCGCATCGATCGGCCCCAGGCCAAACCGGCCAACGGGCGACCGGCTCGGGTCGACTACACCCTACGCAACCGGAGATCGGTGACCGCCGACCTGAAGGCTGACGAGGGTCGTGCGCTAGTACTCCGCCTCATCGCCAAGGCCGACGTGTTGATCGAGGGCCTCCGACCGGGTGTCACCGAGCGACTTGGTCTTGGACCCCGCGAGTGCGAAAACATCAACCCTGAACTAATTTATGCGCGAATGACTGGGTGGGGACAGACGGGACCTCGCGCACACCAGGCCGGACACGACATCAACTACATATCGCTGAATGGCGTATTGAACGCCATTGGACGTGCCGGTGAAAAGCCGCTGCCTCCGATGAACCTGGTCGGTGACTTCGGAGGTGGCTCGATGCTGCTTCTGGTGGGAATCCTTGCGGCACTTTGGGAGCGCCGAAACTCTGGCAGGGGTCAGACCGTGGACGCAGCGATGATCGATGGCTCCAGCTTGCTCGCCGAGATTATCTGGTCGATGAGAGCCAATCAGTTGTGGTCTGACGAACGCGGCACGAATCTGCTCGATACCGGAGCACCCTTCTACGACACCTACGTGTGCGCCGACGGCAGACACGTCGCCGTTGGAGCCATCGAACCCCAGTTCTACGCGTTGATGATCGACGGGTTGGGTTTGATGACCGAAAACCTGCCTGCTCAACATGATCGGACGAGGTGGCCGGAGCTTCGCGCCCGCATCGGTGCGGCCTTTGCGGCGCACGACAGAGACCATTGGGCCGCCGTCTTCGCCGACTGCGATGCCTGCGTGACACCGATTCTGTCGTTCGAGGAAGCCCCCGAGGAAACACACGTTGCCCAGCGCGGCACCCTCGTCAACATCGACGACGGTTGGCATGCCGCGCCTGCGCCGCGGTTTTCGCGAACCCCGTCCGCACCGATCGTCCCGCCTGGTGAGGCTGGAGCGGATACCGAATCTGTTCTGCGCGAATGGACTTGA